The Lycium barbarum isolate Lr01 chromosome 9, ASM1917538v2, whole genome shotgun sequence genome has a segment encoding these proteins:
- the LOC132609613 gene encoding nicotinamide adenine dinucleotide transporter 1, chloroplastic yields the protein MGVDTHGPTPKGVLCNAGAGAAAGVIAATFVCPLDVIKTRLQVHGLPKLGSANVRGSLIVGNLEQIFQREGLRGMYRGLSPTVLALLPNWAVYFTIYDQLKSFLGSDDGNHQLSVGANMLAASGAGAATTIATNPLWVVKTRLQTQGMRTGFEPYRGTLSALRRIAYEEGIRGLYSGLVPALAGVSHVAIQFPTYEKIKIYLAKRANTSTDKLGAPDVAVASSVSKIFASTLTYPHEVVRSRLQEQGRHSEKRYSGVVDCVKKVFHQEGITGFYRGCATNLIRTTPAAVITFTSFEMIHRFLVTLFPPDPHPHPL from the exons ATGGGCGTTGATACTCATGGCCCTACTCCCAAAGGTGTTCTTTGCaatgctggtgctggtgctgctGCTG GAGTAATTGCGGCTACATTTGTGTGCCCTTTAGATGTTATTAAGACTAGGTTGCAGGTTCATGGGCTGCCAAAGCTAGGAAGTGCTAATGTTAGAG GTAGTCTTATAGTTGGAAACTTGGAGCAGATATTTCAAAGGGAGGGGTTGCGTGGAATGTACAGAGGGCTTTCCCCAACAGTGCTAGCATTACTTCCAAACTGGGCG GTGTATTTTACTATATATGATCAGCTGAAAAGCTTTCTTGGCTCAGATG ATGGAAATCATCAACTTTCGGTAGGTGCAAACATGTTAGCTGCTTCCGGTGCTGGAGCGGCAACCACAATTGCAACAAATCCTCTGTGGGTTGTGAAGACACGTCTTCAG ACTCAAGGAATGAGAACAGGTTTCGAGCCTTACAGGGGTACATTATCTGCTTTAAGGAGAATAGCGTATGAAGAGGGCATTCGTGGGTTGTACAG CGGTCTGGTGCCTGCTTTGGCTGGTGTTAGTCACGTAGCTATCCAATTTCCGACTTATGAGAAAATTAAGATTTACTTGGCCAAGCGAG CTAACACTTCCACGGATAAACTTGGGGCCCCTGATGTTGCCGTTGCATCATCAGTTTCCAAAATATTTGCTTCTACATTGACATATCCACACGAG GTTGTACGTTCAAGGCTTCAAGAACAGGGGCGCCACTCTGAAAAACGGTACTCTGGTGTAGTTGACTGTGTCAAGAAAGTCTTTCATCAAGAAGGCATCACAGGCTTTTACCGAGGCTGTGCAACAAACCTAATTCGGACTACCCCTGCAGCTGTTATCACATTTACCAGTTTTGAGATGATTCACCGCTTCCTTGTGACCTTGTTTCCCCCTGATCCTCATCCTCACCCATTGTAG